One region of Phragmites australis chromosome 18, lpPhrAust1.1, whole genome shotgun sequence genomic DNA includes:
- the LOC133899138 gene encoding NAC domain-containing protein 87-like isoform X2: protein MMEAEQHQMMERLPPGFRFFPTDEELITCYLARKVTDASFTAAAIRDVDLYKSEPWDLPCQQQQAAAGGDHQQECCYFFCTRGSKYPSGVRARRATRLGYWKSTGKDKAVYSGAGRLVGTKKTLVFYGGRAPRGKKTGWVMHEYALGERSSSALLRGAQSEWVICRVFMKKHPTSDKWVETETVRDQHASPGHLFSMTPDSRCNGNGEQDPAVPVFSDPRRHAAANHSGAHTMDGDVKDHHHHHMGHELLAVNHSSSSCASPSWPIHDDQLGAHCSTLHVMQMQSDHADYYLLEFLEYDGL from the exons ATGATGGAGGCGGAGCAGCATCAGATGATGGAGCGCCTGCCGCCAGGCTTCCGGTTCTTCCCGACGGACGAGGAGCTCATCACCTGCTACCTCGCCAGGAAGGTCACGGACGCCAGCTTCACCGCGGCAGCCATCCGCGACGTCGACTTGTACAAGTCCGAGCCATGGGACCTGCCAT gccagcagcagcaggcggcGGCCGGAGGAGACCATCAGCAGGAGTGTTGCTACTTCTTCTGCACGAGGGGCAGCAAGTATCCGTCCGGCGTGCGCGCCCGCCGCGCGACACGGCTCGGGTACTGGAAGTCGACGGGGAAGGACAAGGCCGTGTACAGCGGGGCCGGCCGCCTCGTCGGGACGAAGAAGACGCTGGTGTTCTACGGCGGCAGGGCACCCCGGGGGAAGAAGACCGGCTGGGTCATGCATGAGTACGCGCTCGGGGAGAGGAGCAGCTCCGCCCTCCTCAGAGGAGCAcag AGTGAGTGGGTCATTTGCAGGGTGTTTATGAAGAAGCATCCGACGAGCGACAAGTGGGTGGAAACGGAGACAGTGCGTGATCAGCACGCCTCTCCAGGTCATCTCTTTTCGATGACGCCGGACAGTCGTTGCAACGGTAATGGTGAGCAGGACCCGGCGGTACCGGTTTTCTCCGACCCACGGCGGCACGCGGCGGCCAACCACTCCGGTGCCCATACCATGGATGGCGACGTGAaggaccatcatcatcatcatatgggACATGAGTTGCTGGCGGTGAACCACAGTAGTTCAAGTTGTGCCTCGCCATCTTGGCCTATCCATGATGACCAGCTGGGAGCGCATTGCTCCACATTGCATGTCATGCAGATGCAGTCCGATCATGCAGATTATTATCTGCTAGAGTTTCTGGAGTATGACGGCCTCTGA
- the LOC133899138 gene encoding NAC domain-containing protein 87-like isoform X3: MMERLPPGFRFFPTDEELITCYLARKVTDASFTAAAIRDVDLYKSEPWDLPCQQQQAAAGGDHQQECCYFFCTRGSKYPSGVRARRATRLGYWKSTGKDKAVYSGAGRLVGTKKTLVFYGGRAPRGKKTGWVMHEYALGERSSSALLRGAQSEWVICRVFMKKHPTSDKWVETETVRDQHASPGHLFSMTPDSRCNGNGEQDPAVPVFSDPRRHAAANHSGAHTMDGDVKDHHHHHMGHELLAVNHSSSSCASPSWPIHDDQLGAHCSTLHVMQMQSDHADYYLLEFLEYDGL, encoded by the exons ATGATGGAGCGCCTGCCGCCAGGCTTCCGGTTCTTCCCGACGGACGAGGAGCTCATCACCTGCTACCTCGCCAGGAAGGTCACGGACGCCAGCTTCACCGCGGCAGCCATCCGCGACGTCGACTTGTACAAGTCCGAGCCATGGGACCTGCCAT gccagcagcagcaggcggcGGCCGGAGGAGACCATCAGCAGGAGTGTTGCTACTTCTTCTGCACGAGGGGCAGCAAGTATCCGTCCGGCGTGCGCGCCCGCCGCGCGACACGGCTCGGGTACTGGAAGTCGACGGGGAAGGACAAGGCCGTGTACAGCGGGGCCGGCCGCCTCGTCGGGACGAAGAAGACGCTGGTGTTCTACGGCGGCAGGGCACCCCGGGGGAAGAAGACCGGCTGGGTCATGCATGAGTACGCGCTCGGGGAGAGGAGCAGCTCCGCCCTCCTCAGAGGAGCAcag AGTGAGTGGGTCATTTGCAGGGTGTTTATGAAGAAGCATCCGACGAGCGACAAGTGGGTGGAAACGGAGACAGTGCGTGATCAGCACGCCTCTCCAGGTCATCTCTTTTCGATGACGCCGGACAGTCGTTGCAACGGTAATGGTGAGCAGGACCCGGCGGTACCGGTTTTCTCCGACCCACGGCGGCACGCGGCGGCCAACCACTCCGGTGCCCATACCATGGATGGCGACGTGAaggaccatcatcatcatcatatgggACATGAGTTGCTGGCGGTGAACCACAGTAGTTCAAGTTGTGCCTCGCCATCTTGGCCTATCCATGATGACCAGCTGGGAGCGCATTGCTCCACATTGCATGTCATGCAGATGCAGTCCGATCATGCAGATTATTATCTGCTAGAGTTTCTGGAGTATGACGGCCTCTGA
- the LOC133899138 gene encoding NAC domain-containing protein 100-like isoform X1: MGLLQSCHQFVLKHMHACVRADFTAMVDAKPPLAEQHQMMERLPPGFRFFPTDEELITCYLARKVTDASFTAAAIRDVDLYKSEPWDLPCQQQQAAAGGDHQQECCYFFCTRGSKYPSGVRARRATRLGYWKSTGKDKAVYSGAGRLVGTKKTLVFYGGRAPRGKKTGWVMHEYALGERSSSALLRGAQSEWVICRVFMKKHPTSDKWVETETVRDQHASPGHLFSMTPDSRCNGNGEQDPAVPVFSDPRRHAAANHSGAHTMDGDVKDHHHHHMGHELLAVNHSSSSCASPSWPIHDDQLGAHCSTLHVMQMQSDHADYYLLEFLEYDGL, translated from the exons ATGGGTCTCTTGCAATCTTGCCATCAATTCGTGCTtaaacacatgcatgcatgcgtacgTGCAGACTTTACAGCGATGGTCGACGCAAAACCTCCATTG GCGGAGCAGCATCAGATGATGGAGCGCCTGCCGCCAGGCTTCCGGTTCTTCCCGACGGACGAGGAGCTCATCACCTGCTACCTCGCCAGGAAGGTCACGGACGCCAGCTTCACCGCGGCAGCCATCCGCGACGTCGACTTGTACAAGTCCGAGCCATGGGACCTGCCAT gccagcagcagcaggcggcGGCCGGAGGAGACCATCAGCAGGAGTGTTGCTACTTCTTCTGCACGAGGGGCAGCAAGTATCCGTCCGGCGTGCGCGCCCGCCGCGCGACACGGCTCGGGTACTGGAAGTCGACGGGGAAGGACAAGGCCGTGTACAGCGGGGCCGGCCGCCTCGTCGGGACGAAGAAGACGCTGGTGTTCTACGGCGGCAGGGCACCCCGGGGGAAGAAGACCGGCTGGGTCATGCATGAGTACGCGCTCGGGGAGAGGAGCAGCTCCGCCCTCCTCAGAGGAGCAcag AGTGAGTGGGTCATTTGCAGGGTGTTTATGAAGAAGCATCCGACGAGCGACAAGTGGGTGGAAACGGAGACAGTGCGTGATCAGCACGCCTCTCCAGGTCATCTCTTTTCGATGACGCCGGACAGTCGTTGCAACGGTAATGGTGAGCAGGACCCGGCGGTACCGGTTTTCTCCGACCCACGGCGGCACGCGGCGGCCAACCACTCCGGTGCCCATACCATGGATGGCGACGTGAaggaccatcatcatcatcatatgggACATGAGTTGCTGGCGGTGAACCACAGTAGTTCAAGTTGTGCCTCGCCATCTTGGCCTATCCATGATGACCAGCTGGGAGCGCATTGCTCCACATTGCATGTCATGCAGATGCAGTCCGATCATGCAGATTATTATCTGCTAGAGTTTCTGGAGTATGACGGCCTCTGA